A single genomic interval of Sulfurimonas sp. C5 harbors:
- the flgB gene encoding flagellar basal body rod protein FlgB produces the protein MSIEISKTNVLIKKALDYRAARQDMIASNIANADTPYYKPRDISFEDALKAKKAELYQQDQNQLQMATTDTKHMKPAQEHSSLKPTLFYRDGHMARNDGNSVDIDVETTEMSKNSIMFNALIQADKKDGAIFKSVIDASQKLS, from the coding sequence ATGAGTATAGAGATATCAAAAACGAATGTACTGATAAAAAAAGCACTTGATTATCGTGCTGCACGTCAAGATATGATTGCTTCAAACATAGCAAATGCTGATACTCCTTATTATAAACCTCGTGATATCAGTTTTGAAGATGCACTCAAAGCTAAAAAAGCTGAACTTTATCAACAAGATCAAAATCAACTGCAAATGGCAACTACAGATACAAAACATATGAAACCGGCACAAGAACACAGTTCATTAAAACCGACACTTTTTTATAGAGACGGTCATATGGCAAGAAATGACGGTAACAGTGTAGATATTGATGTAGAAACAACAGAGATGAGTAAAAACTCTATTATGTTTAATGCTTTAATTCAGGCAGACAAAAAAGATGGTGCAATATTCAAGTCTGTAATTGATGCATCTCAGAAACTATCATAA
- the panC gene encoding pantoate--beta-alanine ligase produces the protein MKIISEPQELKAYLKEQNKTIGYVPTMGALHEGHIELIKNARKENELVVVSIFVNPTQFLKGEDLDKYPRRDEADKKICELAGVDVIFFPTKENIYFEDEVKIEAPEVRGYVLEGATRPGHFSGVLRIVMKLLNIVNPTRAYFGKKDAQQLNLIQLMVRHYYMDVEIVPINTVREADGLARSSRNIYLTSEQRKEALKISASLYAASKMISKKEFDVQTIKEEMLKILEPLEIGYVEIVNREFKPINDVEVGNTIILVEAVAGTTRLLDNIWL, from the coding sequence ATGAAGATTATTTCTGAGCCGCAAGAGTTAAAAGCTTATCTCAAAGAGCAGAATAAAACAATTGGATATGTACCTACTATGGGAGCACTTCATGAAGGGCATATCGAGCTTATAAAAAATGCAAGAAAAGAGAATGAACTAGTTGTCGTTTCTATCTTTGTAAATCCTACACAGTTTTTAAAAGGGGAAGACCTAGACAAGTATCCTCGCCGTGATGAAGCAGATAAGAAAATTTGTGAACTTGCCGGGGTAGATGTGATTTTTTTCCCGACCAAAGAGAATATCTACTTTGAAGATGAAGTGAAAATAGAAGCTCCCGAAGTAAGAGGTTACGTTTTAGAAGGTGCTACTCGCCCCGGACATTTTTCGGGAGTTCTTCGCATAGTGATGAAGCTTTTAAATATTGTCAATCCCACGCGTGCGTATTTTGGAAAAAAAGATGCCCAACAGCTCAATCTTATCCAATTGATGGTGAGACATTATTATATGGATGTAGAGATAGTTCCTATAAACACTGTAAGAGAAGCTGATGGTCTTGCAAGAAGCAGTCGTAATATCTATTTAACATCTGAGCAAAGAAAAGAAGCATTGAAAATATCTGCATCACTCTATGCAGCTTCAAAAATGATCTCAAAAAAAGAGTTTGATGTTCAAACTATTAAAGAAGAGATGCTCAAAATTTTAGAACCGCTTGAAATAGGCTATGTAGAGATAGTAAATCGTGAATTTAAACCTATAAATGACGTAGAAGTCGGTAATACAATTATTTTAGTTGAAGCAGTAGCGGGAACTACAAGGTTATTGGATAATATTTGGTTGTAG
- a CDS encoding NUDIX hydrolase: MGKITKISPLKDPKFIKPIEIQYTQSNQAKKWEAIISHNSVSILLWHKDEDAFVIVKQLRPPVLNVNEDGYMHELCAGIVDKNTSLVQIAKEEVLEECGYNIPTQNLQYITSFFTSVGISGAKQTLYYGEIDETMKEHDGGGIHDEEIEVIFLKISQAKEFMFNEKFQKTPGMMMAFYWFFENIKKNQ, encoded by the coding sequence ATGGGCAAAATAACTAAAATTTCTCCACTTAAAGATCCAAAGTTTATTAAACCTATCGAGATCCAATACACTCAGAGTAATCAAGCTAAAAAATGGGAAGCGATTATTTCACATAATTCTGTTTCTATCCTTTTATGGCATAAAGATGAAGATGCTTTTGTTATTGTAAAACAACTACGTCCTCCTGTTTTAAATGTTAATGAAGATGGATATATGCATGAGCTCTGCGCCGGGATAGTAGATAAAAATACTTCACTTGTTCAGATCGCAAAAGAGGAAGTCTTAGAGGAATGTGGTTATAACATACCGACTCAAAATTTACAATATATTACAAGTTTTTTTACATCAGTCGGTATCTCAGGAGCGAAGCAAACTCTCTATTACGGTGAGATAGATGAAACTATGAAAGAGCATGATGGTGGTGGTATTCACGATGAAGAGATCGAAGTTATTTTTCTAAAGATATCTCAAGCAAAAGAGTTTATGTTTAATGAAAAATTTCAGAAAACTCCCGGAATGATGATGGCATTTTATTGGTTTTTCGAAAATATCAAGAAAAATCAATAG
- a CDS encoding prepilin-type N-terminal cleavage/methylation domain-containing protein — protein MKRAGFTMIELIFVIVILGILSAVALPKFLGVAEQANLGKLKSYVGTLNRTVAPALWSGAVSDGNNGAINGLTYAELQSQIATPEVGDTAATNLATGLTAGLPLACTAFALPAANDYTDAELLAWAAAGTATVGGVVYTIRCMDGSMTAAPHFVLTDAANTVIVK, from the coding sequence ATGAAAAGAGCTGGTTTTACAATGATCGAATTGATCTTCGTTATCGTTATTTTAGGTATTCTTTCAGCGGTTGCATTACCGAAATTCTTAGGTGTTGCAGAACAAGCTAACTTAGGTAAGTTAAAATCTTATGTAGGAACGCTAAATCGTACAGTTGCACCTGCATTATGGTCAGGAGCTGTGTCTGATGGTAATAATGGTGCTATTAACGGTTTAACATATGCAGAGTTACAAAGTCAAATCGCTACACCGGAAGTTGGTGACACAGCTGCTACAAACTTAGCTACAGGTTTAACTGCTGGTTTACCTCTTGCTTGTACAGCTTTTGCTTTACCTGCAGCTAATGATTATACAGATGCAGAGCTTCTTGCATGGGCTGCAGCTGGTACAGCAACTGTAGGTGGTGTTGTATATACTATCCGTTGTATGGACGGTTCTATGACTGCTGCACCTCATTTTGTTTTAACAGATGCAGCCAATACGGTAATTGTTAAATAA
- a CDS encoding penicillin-binding protein 2: MVSRNKSKKILLLYGIIFIGFLVFLAVMLFTVLDPRHLPSKFTVDSSKASRGNIISADGFHIASTKKLFKAVVNTRYIDPQKKDLFVQLFSIYSGMDKKEILSKINSNKGVVVLSYNIPQIQAHYLKKLASELRRFKVFMSLKNPRTGLLSVHGLNVIESGESREYNYGKLLTPIIGYPHKLEDDGYTFVKGVKGLEKRFDDELSARQDSFSRGKRDVNSYIILNKQSFTKPKINGLDIKITIPVALQIRFERMLDKMKEQLEAKQIMLALMDSTDGDVLAMASSNRYLPKEIKKSDYPSLNSGMIEYSFEPGSVLKPVTFSLLLEKKLVNPYDLVNGHNGRFKMGRKVITDEHKFDWLSAENVIVHSSNIGIAQLAQKLSGFEFNDGLKRFGFSKRSTPDMIYEKTGSIPSAKRLENQIYKATCSYGYGIRANLMQLLRAYSAFNNNGKMVYPKLVHSFINEYNQENVVPYENGVEAITSTTAQRMKDILIKTVEHGTGQKTITEGLIIGGKTGTAHIVEDGKYVNKYNTSFIGLVNDQKHKYTMGVVVIQPKRSQFASQTAVPVFKAAVDIMVEEGYLQPNIIQ; this comes from the coding sequence ATGGTCAGCAGAAACAAAAGCAAAAAAATACTCCTCTTATATGGAATTATTTTTATCGGTTTTTTAGTATTTTTAGCCGTAATGCTGTTTACTGTCCTTGATCCTCGACACCTTCCCTCAAAATTCACTGTTGATAGTTCTAAGGCTTCTAGAGGAAATATCATAAGTGCTGATGGTTTCCATATTGCATCTACGAAAAAACTTTTTAAAGCTGTAGTCAATACCCGTTATATAGATCCGCAGAAAAAAGATCTCTTTGTACAACTTTTTTCAATCTATTCTGGAATGGATAAAAAAGAGATCTTATCTAAAATCAATTCCAATAAAGGGGTTGTTGTTTTAAGTTACAACATCCCTCAGATTCAGGCACATTACTTAAAAAAACTGGCAAGTGAACTAAGACGTTTTAAAGTTTTCATGTCTCTTAAAAACCCTAGAACAGGTTTGCTCTCAGTACATGGCCTTAATGTCATAGAAAGTGGTGAAAGTAGAGAATACAACTATGGAAAGCTTCTTACTCCTATTATTGGTTATCCCCATAAACTTGAAGATGACGGATATACTTTCGTAAAAGGTGTCAAAGGTTTAGAAAAACGTTTTGATGATGAACTCTCTGCAAGACAGGACAGTTTTTCAAGAGGCAAACGTGATGTAAATAGTTATATCATTTTAAATAAACAAAGTTTTACTAAACCCAAAATTAATGGTCTGGACATCAAGATCACAATTCCAGTAGCACTACAGATAAGATTTGAAAGAATGTTGGACAAAATGAAAGAGCAGCTTGAAGCAAAACAGATCATGTTAGCTCTTATGGATTCTACAGACGGTGATGTGTTAGCAATGGCAAGTTCAAACCGATATCTCCCTAAGGAGATCAAAAAAAGCGACTACCCTTCACTTAACAGCGGTATGATAGAGTACAGCTTCGAACCTGGAAGTGTTCTAAAGCCTGTTACCTTCTCATTACTCTTAGAAAAAAAACTAGTAAACCCTTATGACCTTGTAAATGGTCACAATGGACGCTTTAAAATGGGTAGAAAAGTAATTACCGACGAACATAAATTTGACTGGTTAAGTGCCGAAAATGTAATTGTTCACTCTTCTAATATCGGTATTGCCCAACTGGCACAGAAGCTCTCCGGTTTTGAATTTAATGACGGTTTAAAAAGATTTGGTTTTTCCAAACGCTCTACACCAGATATGATATATGAGAAAACAGGTTCAATTCCAAGTGCAAAACGTTTGGAAAATCAGATCTATAAAGCAACCTGTTCTTACGGTTACGGTATTCGTGCAAATCTTATGCAGCTCCTTCGTGCGTATTCAGCATTTAACAACAACGGGAAAATGGTCTACCCTAAATTAGTACACTCTTTTATCAATGAATACAATCAAGAAAACGTAGTACCCTATGAAAATGGTGTAGAAGCTATTACAAGTACAACTGCACAAAGAATGAAAGATATTTTAATTAAAACTGTAGAGCATGGAACAGGACAAAAAACAATTACAGAAGGTTTAATAATCGGTGGGAAAACAGGGACTGCCCATATTGTTGAAGACGGCAAGTATGTAAATAAATACAACACATCATTTATAGGTTTGGTCAATGATCAAAAGCATAAATATACTATGGGTGTAGTTGTAATACAGCCAAAAAGAAGTCAGTTTGCTTCACAAACTGCCGTCCCTGTATTTAAAGCAGCAGTAGATATTATGGTTGAAGAAGGGTATCTACAACCAAATATTATCCAATAA
- the fliE gene encoding flagellar hook-basal body complex protein FliE — translation MANNLNGISNISTADLLGQNAKATSSNAQTNEFAKHLKDALNEANEIQQDKEEAIADLATGQVKDLHQAAMAIGKAETSMKLMLEIRNKALSAYKEISRTQL, via the coding sequence ATGGCTAACAATTTAAACGGTATTTCAAATATTTCCACTGCTGATCTATTAGGTCAAAATGCAAAAGCAACTTCTAGTAATGCACAAACAAACGAGTTTGCAAAACATTTAAAAGATGCTCTGAACGAAGCAAATGAGATACAACAAGACAAAGAAGAAGCTATTGCAGATCTTGCTACAGGGCAAGTAAAAGATCTTCATCAAGCAGCCATGGCTATCGGCAAAGCAGAAACAAGTATGAAATTAATGTTAGAGATCAGAAATAAAGCACTAAGTGCATATAAAGAGATCAGCAGAACACAACTCTAG
- the flgC gene encoding flagellar basal body rod protein FlgC has translation MSNFLNSFDISGYGLSAQRVRVNTISSNIANAQTTRTDEGGPYRRKEVVFKAINFNDYYNKALGEQTQSASYEDPLNEGQFGKKVNPAIMSVIVDKIARDDSKPQLKYEPNHPDADANGYVAYPNINPVVEMADLVEATRSYQANVAAFESAKEMANSAISLLQ, from the coding sequence ATGAGTAATTTTTTAAATAGCTTTGACATCAGCGGATACGGTTTATCTGCGCAACGTGTACGTGTGAATACAATTTCTTCAAATATTGCCAATGCGCAAACAACACGTACAGATGAGGGTGGTCCTTACCGTCGTAAAGAGGTTGTATTTAAAGCTATCAACTTTAATGATTACTATAACAAAGCTTTAGGTGAACAGACACAAAGTGCATCATACGAAGATCCTCTTAATGAAGGTCAATTTGGAAAAAAGGTAAATCCTGCTATAATGAGTGTTATAGTTGATAAGATTGCAAGGGATGATTCAAAACCTCAGCTAAAATATGAGCCGAATCATCCGGATGCTGATGCAAATGGATATGTTGCATATCCAAATATTAATCCCGTTGTAGAAATGGCCGATTTAGTTGAAGCAACACGTTCTTATCAGGCAAATGTGGCTGCATTTGAAAGTGCAAAAGAGATGGCAAACAGTGCAATATCACTGTTACAATAA
- a CDS encoding type II secretion system protein — translation MRNGFTIIELIFVIVVLGILAGVALPKFGQTAVQAMVASGKADVSAVRSAILAERQKRIIKGDSTYITPANLNAGTGVFGGVLTYSKQDSTAPGKWHLVATTATTSTYNYNIDNVNVVFNYYQVDTTVGATLYKAGTFTCNPGTEATQAEKYCARMIY, via the coding sequence ATGAGAAATGGATTTACAATTATAGAATTAATATTTGTTATTGTTGTTTTAGGTATTTTAGCAGGTGTAGCCTTACCAAAATTTGGTCAAACAGCTGTACAAGCAATGGTTGCTAGTGGGAAAGCAGATGTCTCAGCTGTCCGTTCAGCTATTTTAGCTGAAAGACAAAAAAGAATTATTAAAGGGGATAGTACGTATATAACTCCTGCAAATTTAAATGCTGGAACTGGAGTCTTTGGTGGAGTATTGACTTATTCAAAACAAGATTCTACAGCACCTGGAAAATGGCATTTAGTAGCAACAACTGCAACAACATCTACGTATAATTATAATATCGATAATGTGAATGTAGTATTTAACTATTATCAAGTGGATACAACTGTAGGTGCTACACTATATAAAGCAGGAACTTTTACATGTAATCCTGGGACTGAAGCTACACAAGCAGAAAAATATTGTGCACGAATGATCTACTAA
- a CDS encoding peptidoglycan DD-metalloendopeptidase family protein has protein sequence MIRFFIFFLLILFIPNTLSASHVERYRWLNGETYLVFLEKHNLPVRELYYNLDKDDQRLTEEMRTGVHYQILRNNNNEILQILLPLNDELQIHLYKTAKGYEFEAIPIISTTKKEVLYTQIESSPNYAILKKTGSRKVAGVFVAAFKHSLNFKNDIRKGDELVMLYSQKYRLGQPFSMPTLEAAMIEMGSKKHYIYLNSDDRYYDENAHEVEGFLLARPVRGARVSSYFTKRRFHPVLHKWKAHLGIDYAARRGTPVVAAGSGMIIYAARLGTYGNLVKIRHNDGYETRYAHLKSFRRGIYRGKYVKKGQTIGYVGTTGRSTGPHLHFELRKRGVAINPLRVVQVTTKKLQGKEKTAFLQLKKNYNQSIDLHLKNKTQYVKAPRFEDMSYIYMMDDDYGQNN, from the coding sequence ATGATACGATTTTTCATATTTTTTTTATTGATACTCTTTATACCAAATACTCTATCAGCTTCTCATGTAGAGCGTTACAGATGGCTTAACGGTGAGACATATTTAGTCTTTTTAGAAAAACACAACCTCCCTGTTAGAGAACTTTACTACAACTTAGACAAGGATGATCAACGTCTCACTGAAGAGATGAGAACAGGTGTTCATTACCAAATTTTACGTAATAACAACAATGAAATTCTGCAAATACTTTTACCCCTTAATGACGAGCTTCAAATCCACCTTTATAAAACTGCCAAGGGATATGAATTTGAAGCAATTCCAATTATTAGCACAACAAAGAAAGAGGTTTTGTATACACAAATTGAATCTTCACCGAATTATGCAATACTCAAAAAAACCGGCAGCAGAAAAGTAGCTGGTGTATTTGTTGCAGCATTCAAGCATTCACTAAACTTTAAAAATGATATTCGAAAAGGGGATGAACTGGTTATGCTTTATTCTCAAAAGTATAGACTCGGTCAACCTTTTTCAATGCCGACTTTAGAAGCTGCGATGATTGAAATGGGCTCAAAAAAGCACTATATTTATCTCAACAGTGATGATAGATATTATGATGAAAATGCTCATGAAGTTGAAGGTTTTTTACTTGCACGCCCCGTAAGAGGTGCAAGAGTATCATCTTACTTTACAAAAAGAAGATTTCACCCTGTTTTGCATAAATGGAAAGCCCACTTAGGAATTGACTATGCTGCCCGCAGGGGTACTCCTGTAGTAGCAGCAGGAAGCGGTATGATTATCTATGCTGCAAGGTTAGGAACCTATGGAAACCTTGTCAAAATTCGACATAATGACGGCTATGAAACAAGATATGCCCATCTTAAATCATTCCGCCGCGGCATCTACAGAGGAAAATATGTTAAAAAAGGTCAAACTATAGGTTATGTAGGAACAACAGGACGTTCAACTGGTCCTCACCTTCATTTTGAACTACGTAAACGTGGTGTAGCGATCAACCCTTTAAGAGTCGTTCAAGTTACAACTAAAAAACTCCAAGGGAAAGAAAAAACAGCATTTTTACAACTTAAAAAGAACTATAATCAAAGCATAGATTTACATCTGAAAAACAAAACACAGTATGTTAAAGCACCTCGCTTTGAAGATATGTCTTATATCTATATGATGGATGACGATTATGGGCAAAATAACTAA
- the prfB gene encoding peptide chain release factor 2 has translation MDNYEYTELLKNIKIKMENITGVVEPDKIEARLNEIEELENNPDFWNDAANAAKIQKEKTQLQRKLDKYEIAHSAVEDAAELYEMAKEENDEDSIEALFEDAPSLEEQIRSMEIEVLLSGESDASNAILSIHPGAGGTESQDWASILLRMYKRWAERHDFKVEVLDYQAGEEAGIKDVSILIKGENAYGYLKVENGIHRLVRISPFDSNAKRHTSFSSVMVSPEIDDDIDIVIEDKDIRIDTYRASGAGGQHVNKTESAIRITHIATGVVVQCQNDRSQHKNKATAMKMLKSRLYELELEEQKAKEAGIEKSEIGWGHQIRSYVMQPYQQVKDTRSNEAYTNVPAILDGDIDKMIEGVLIAMNKEK, from the coding sequence ATGGATAATTACGAATACACTGAACTTCTAAAAAATATTAAAATAAAAATGGAAAATATTACAGGTGTTGTTGAACCCGATAAAATAGAAGCACGATTAAATGAGATCGAAGAATTAGAAAACAATCCTGATTTCTGGAACGATGCTGCTAATGCTGCAAAAATTCAAAAAGAAAAAACACAGCTACAAAGAAAATTAGATAAGTATGAAATCGCGCACTCTGCTGTTGAGGATGCGGCTGAACTTTATGAGATGGCAAAAGAGGAAAACGATGAAGATTCAATTGAAGCTCTCTTTGAAGATGCACCAAGCTTAGAAGAGCAAATCCGTTCAATGGAGATCGAAGTATTACTCAGCGGAGAAAGTGATGCTTCAAATGCAATTCTTTCTATTCATCCAGGTGCCGGTGGGACTGAGTCTCAAGATTGGGCAAGTATTCTGCTTCGTATGTATAAACGTTGGGCTGAAAGACACGACTTTAAAGTTGAAGTGTTAGATTATCAAGCGGGTGAGGAAGCGGGAATTAAAGATGTCTCTATCCTCATCAAAGGGGAAAATGCTTACGGCTATCTCAAAGTGGAAAACGGTATCCACAGACTTGTACGTATCTCGCCGTTTGATTCTAATGCCAAAAGACACACCTCTTTTAGTTCCGTTATGGTCTCTCCTGAGATTGATGACGATATCGATATCGTGATTGAAGATAAAGATATTAGAATCGATACGTATCGTGCAAGTGGAGCAGGTGGACAACACGTTAATAAAACGGAATCTGCTATCCGTATCACACATATCGCGACTGGTGTTGTTGTACAATGTCAAAATGACAGATCGCAGCATAAAAACAAAGCTACAGCTATGAAAATGTTAAAGTCTAGGCTTTATGAACTGGAACTTGAAGAGCAAAAAGCAAAAGAAGCAGGAATAGAAAAAAGTGAAATTGGATGGGGACATCAAATTCGCTCTTACGTTATGCAGCCATACCAACAAGTAAAAGATACAAGAAGTAATGAAGCATATACTAATGTTCCTGCTATTCTAGACGGTGATATCGATAAGATGATTGAAGGGGTATTGATTGCCATGAATAAAGAGAAGTAA
- a CDS encoding primosomal protein N': protein MKYYKISIIGSVLEPLTYHSQENISLYKKVLVTLNNKDKYGVIVEEVEKPEFKTLEINETTDEYYSQKQYELANFIAGYYICSLGEAFALMLSFKETQKIVNSDLEYSSKITLSQKQMKALEFLQNNKVSLLFGDTGSGKTEIYMKYFEEILAQNKRAVFLMPEISLTPQMGKRLEEHFGEHFIMWHSKLTPKQKKEALEKLHDGTANIIAGARSSLFLPIENLGLIVVDEEHDESYKSSARPRYNARDLAIYMGKLYEIPVVLGSATPSLTSYAKFPHYRLKGGHYQTSKEFIYEAKEESLTPLVFHHLKNTLGQKKQSIVFLPTRANFKYLVCKDCGATYKCPYCSVGMSIHQKSNAIKCHYCNYMQPIPKICPECGSDHLSSSRIGTAEAVKEITEEIQDVKVEQFDRDTITTANKLKQALKRFNDKEIDILVGTQMLSKGHDYHDVELAVVLGMDNMLNMADYRAREKALSSLIQVAGRSGRASDAKVLIQTYNEEFFKAYIENYEEFLEFEKIFREGLYPPYKKLCRVLFADKNGLKAQEKMREMEECLKKFDTIEIVGAKKCAIEKVANKYRFEILLRADKAVDLIKAVKSCKNSLAEVDMDPIDFS, encoded by the coding sequence TTGAAATATTATAAAATCTCCATAATAGGCTCTGTTTTAGAGCCTCTTACATATCACTCACAAGAAAATATCTCTCTATACAAAAAAGTTTTAGTCACTTTAAACAATAAAGACAAATATGGTGTTATTGTTGAAGAGGTAGAAAAACCAGAATTCAAAACACTTGAAATCAATGAAACTACAGATGAATATTATTCTCAAAAACAGTATGAACTGGCTAATTTCATAGCGGGATACTATATCTGTTCTTTAGGTGAAGCTTTTGCACTTATGCTCTCTTTTAAAGAAACACAAAAAATTGTCAATAGCGATTTAGAATATTCTTCGAAAATAACACTTTCACAAAAGCAAATGAAGGCATTAGAATTTTTACAAAATAATAAAGTGTCTTTATTATTCGGTGATACAGGAAGCGGCAAAACAGAAATATATATGAAGTATTTTGAGGAAATACTAGCTCAAAATAAACGTGCTGTTTTTCTTATGCCTGAGATCTCACTAACTCCTCAAATGGGGAAACGTTTAGAGGAGCATTTTGGTGAGCATTTTATTATGTGGCATTCAAAACTAACTCCTAAGCAAAAGAAAGAAGCTTTGGAAAAACTACATGACGGAACTGCAAATATTATTGCAGGGGCTAGATCATCTTTGTTTTTGCCGATAGAGAATTTAGGTTTGATTGTAGTAGATGAAGAGCATGACGAGAGTTATAAATCCTCTGCACGTCCTCGGTATAATGCACGTGATCTTGCAATTTATATGGGAAAACTTTACGAGATTCCTGTTGTACTAGGAAGTGCAACACCGTCACTGACTTCTTATGCAAAATTTCCGCATTATAGACTTAAAGGCGGGCATTACCAAACAAGTAAAGAGTTTATTTATGAAGCTAAAGAGGAAAGCTTAACACCTCTAGTATTTCATCATTTAAAAAATACACTAGGACAGAAAAAACAGTCAATAGTTTTTTTACCTACAAGGGCAAACTTTAAATATCTAGTTTGTAAAGATTGCGGTGCTACATACAAATGTCCATATTGTAGCGTAGGGATGAGTATCCATCAAAAATCAAATGCTATAAAATGCCACTACTGTAACTATATGCAGCCTATACCAAAGATATGTCCTGAGTGTGGAAGCGATCATTTGTCAAGTTCACGCATAGGTACAGCAGAGGCTGTAAAAGAGATCACAGAAGAGATCCAAGATGTAAAAGTAGAACAGTTTGACAGAGACACAATCACTACTGCGAACAAGTTAAAACAAGCATTGAAAAGATTTAATGATAAAGAGATTGATATCTTGGTGGGCACGCAGATGCTAAGCAAAGGACATGATTATCATGATGTAGAGCTGGCAGTTGTTTTAGGGATGGATAATATGCTCAATATGGCAGATTATCGTGCACGTGAAAAAGCTCTTTCTTCACTTATTCAAGTTGCAGGAAGAAGCGGTAGAGCGAGTGATGCAAAAGTGTTGATTCAGACATACAATGAAGAGTTTTTTAAAGCCTATATAGAAAACTATGAAGAATTTTTAGAGTTCGAAAAGATATTTCGAGAAGGACTATACCCTCCATATAAGAAACTTTGTCGTGTGTTATTTGCAGACAAAAACGGTTTAAAAGCTCAAGAAAAAATGAGAGAGATGGAAGAGTGTCTCAAAAAATTTGACACTATTGAGATAGTAGGTGCAAAAAAATGTGCTATTGAAAAAGTAGCAAATAAATACAGATTTGAGATTTTACTCAGGGCAGATAAAGCAGTTGATTTGATTAAAGCTGTTAAGTCTTGTAAAAACTCATTGGCCGAGGTCGATATGGACCCTATTGATTTTTCTTGA
- a CDS encoding plasminogen-binding N-terminal domain-containing protein yields the protein MRYIFLLFLAQLSLFASPVSSKIIELDTENETAKINIDKIDVGMSGYVVHHISPEHSSILKSCVVESFDVNTHTAMIKMKEFELLQNNALPSGKWKVTVGDSVELATSYSRSLLIAPNEEVYYQVSKSVETQWIHPDIFATLLSINGHPTPLKEDFGAFSSSTATGLVFIYLEKKLYTVDMKSFKILAISDTPLIQDSVKLPFYSRMEKIDASWFGEGSSEMESYEPHYYELLVENNKHNKVLYNIVKNSKNEEVSSLVDQFEIGE from the coding sequence ATGAGATATATATTTTTATTATTTTTAGCACAATTAAGTTTATTTGCAAGTCCGGTAAGTTCAAAGATTATAGAACTTGATACTGAAAATGAAACAGCAAAAATTAATATAGACAAAATTGATGTGGGCATGAGTGGTTATGTAGTACATCATATAAGCCCTGAACACAGTAGTATTTTAAAAAGCTGTGTTGTAGAAAGTTTTGATGTAAACACTCACACTGCTATGATTAAAATGAAAGAGTTTGAACTCTTACAAAATAATGCACTACCGAGCGGAAAATGGAAAGTTACTGTGGGTGATAGTGTAGAACTTGCAACAAGCTACTCACGTTCACTTTTAATAGCGCCTAATGAAGAGGTATATTATCAAGTATCAAAATCAGTTGAGACTCAATGGATACATCCAGATATTTTTGCTACTTTACTCTCTATTAACGGACATCCGACGCCTTTAAAAGAAGATTTTGGAGCATTTTCTAGTTCTACAGCCACAGGACTCGTATTTATTTACTTAGAAAAAAAACTGTATACTGTAGATATGAAAAGCTTTAAAATTTTAGCTATAAGTGACACTCCTTTAATACAAGATAGTGTAAAGCTTCCTTTTTATTCAAGAATGGAAAAAATTGATGCGTCTTGGTTTGGAGAAGGAAGTAGTGAAATGGAAAGTTATGAACCTCACTATTACGAGTTATTGGTTGAAAATAACAAACACAATAAAGTTTTATACAATATAGTAAAAAACAGTAAAAATGAAGAGGTTAGCTCTTTAGTAGATCAATTTGAAATTGGAGAGTAA